Proteins found in one Oryza glaberrima chromosome 4, OglaRS2, whole genome shotgun sequence genomic segment:
- the LOC127769969 gene encoding 9-beta-pimara-7,15-diene oxidase → MMEINSEATVTLVSVVTLPILLALLTRKSSSKKRRPPGPWNLPLVGGLLHLLRSQPQVALRDLARKYGPVMFLRTGQVDTVVISSPAAAQEVLRDKDVTFASRPSLLVSEIFCYGNLDIGFAPYGAYWRMLRKLCTVELLSTKMVRQLAPIRDGETLALVRNIEAAAGHGGGKRPFTLATLLISCTNTFTAKAAFGQACGGELQEQFLTALDEALKFSSGFCFGDLFPSLRFIDAMTGLRGRLERLRLQLDTVFDKIVAQCESNPGDSLVNVLLRIKDQGELDFPFGSTHVKAIILDMFTGGTETTSSTTEWLMSELMRNPEVMAKVQAEVRGVFDNKSPQDHEGLLENLSYMKLVIKETLRLNPVLPLLLPHFCRETCEIGGYEIMEGTRVLINSWAMARSPEYWDDAEKFIPERFEDGTADFKGSRFEYLPFGTGRRRCPGDIFAMATLELIVARLLYYFDWSLPDGMQPGDIDMELVVGATARRKNHLQLVASPYKPIAMQS, encoded by the exons ATGATGGAGATAAACTCAGAAGCCACCGTCACCCTCGTCTCCGTCGTCACCCTGCCCATTCTTCTCGCATTGCTGACCCGCAAGTCGTCGTCAAAGAAGAGACGGCCTCCGGGGCCATGGAACCTCCCCTTGGtcggcggcctcctccacctcctccggtCGCAACCGCAGGTCGCACTCCGCGACCTCGCCCGCAAGTACGGCCCGGTGATGTTCCTGCGGACGGGGCAGGTGGACACCGTCGTgatctcctcgccggcggcagcgcagGAGGTGCTCCGCGACAAGGACGTCACCTTCGCGTCGCGGCCGAGCCTCCTCGTCTCGGAGATCTTCTGCTACGGCAACCTCGACATCGGCTTCGCGCCCTACGGCGCGTACTGGCGGATGCTGCGCAAGCTCTGCACGGTGGAGCTCCTCAGCACCAAGATGGTGCGGCAGCTCGCGCCGATCAGGGACGGCGAGACGCTGGCCCTTGTCAGGAAtatcgaggccgccgccgggcaTGGCGGCGGCAAGAGGCCGTTCACGCTCGCCACGCTGCTCATCTCGTGCACAAACACGTTCACCGCGAAGGCGGCGTTCGGGcaggcgtgcggcggcgagctccaggAGCAGTTCTTGACGGCTCTGGACGAAGCGCTCAAGTTCAGCAGCGGGTTCTGCTTCGGCGACCTCTTCCCGTCGCTGCGGTTCATCGACGCCATGACCGGGCTGAGGGGCCGCCTGGAGCGACTGCGCTTGCAGCTGGACACCGTCTTCGACAAGATCGTCGCTCAGTGCGAGTCGAATCCGGGTGATTCCCTTGTCAACGTCCTGCTCAGGATCAAGGACCAGGGCGAGCTTGACTTCCCCTTTGGCTCAACACACGTCAAGGCAATTATACTG GATATGTTCACGGGAGGGACAGAGACGACGTCATCTACCACCGAGTGGCTCATGTCGGAGCTGATGAGGAACCCAGAGGTGATGGCCAAGGTGCAGGCTGAGGTGCGAGGAGTATTCGACAACAAGAGCCCACAAGACCACGAGGGCCTCCTTGAAAACCTATCATACATGAAGTTGGTGATCAAGGAGACCCTGAGGCTGAATCCGGTGTTGCCGCTGCTACTCCCCCATTTCTGTCGGGAGACCTGTGAAATCGGAGGGTATGAGATCATGGAGGGCACCAGAGTGTTGATCAATTCGTGGGCGATGGCGAGGAGTCCCGAGTATTGGGACGATGCGGAGAAGTTCATACCAGAGAGGTTTGAGGATGGCACAGCGGACTTCAAAGGGTCCCGTTTTGAGTACTTGCCATTTGGGACTGGGAGAAGGAGGTGCCCTGGTGATATATTTGCAATGGCCACGCTGGAACTCATCGTGGCACGCCTTCTATACTACTTCGACTGGAGCCTCCCGGATGGGATGCAGCCAGGTGATATCGACATGGAGCTCGTCGTTGGTGCAACAGCGAGGAGAAAGAACCATCTTCAGCTAGTGGCATCACCATATAAGCCGATTGCCATGCAAAGTTGA
- the LOC127769884 gene encoding momilactone A synthase-like, translated as MAGSSHVSADARKLVGKVAVITGGASGIGACTARLFVKHGARVVVADIQDELGASLVAELGPDASSYVHCDVTNEGDVAAAVDHAVATFGKLDVMFNNAGVTGPPCFRITESTKEDFERVLAVNLIGPFLGTKHAARVMAPARRGSIISTASLSSSVSGTASHAYTTSKRALVGFTENAAGELGRHGIRVNCVSPAAVATPLARAAMGMDMDDETIEAIMEKSANLKGVGLKVDDIAAAALFLASDDGRYVSGQNLRVDGGVSVVNSSFGFFRD; from the exons ATGGCAGGCAGCTCCCATGTTTCTGCTGATGCAAGGAA GCTGGTGGGCAAGGTGGCGGTGATcaccggcggcgcgagcggcatCGGCGCGTGCACGGCGCGGCTGTTCGTGAAGCACGGCGCCCGCGTCGTGGTCGCCGACATCCAGGACGAGCTCGGAGCTAGCCTCGTCGCCGAGCTCGGCCCGGACGCCTCCAGCTACGTGCACTGCGACGTCACGAACGAgggcgacgtcgccgccgcggtcgaCCACGCCGTCGCCACGTTCGGGAAGCTCGACGTCATGTTCAACAACGCCGGCGTCACCGGCCCGCCGTGCTTCAGGATCACCGAGAGCACCAAGGAGGACTTCGAGCGCGTGCTCGCCGTGAACCTGATCGGCCCGTTCCTGGGCACCAAGCACGCGGCGCGGGTGATGGCGCCGGCGCGCCGGGGCAGCATCATCTCGACGGCGAGCCTGTCGTCGTCGGTGTCCGGCACGGCGTCGCACGCGTACACGACATCGAAGCGCGCCCTGGTGGGGTTCACGGagaacgccgccggcgagctgggCCGGCACGGGATCCGCGTCAACTGCGTTTCCCCCGCCGCGGTCGCCACGCCGCTGGCTAGGGCTGCCATGGGTATGGACATGGACGACGAGACCATTGAGGCGATCATGGAGAAGTCGGCGAACCTGAAGGGCGTAGGACTCAAGGTggacgacatcgccgccgcggcgctgttCCTCGCCAGCGACGACGGGCGGTACGTGAGCGGCCAGAACCtgcgcgtcgacggcggcgtgtcCGTCGTCAACTCGAGCTTTGGTTTCTTCAGGGACTGA
- the LOC127769885 gene encoding momilactone A synthase → MAAGSSHVSVDARKLVGKVAVITGGASGIGACTARLFVKHGARVVVADIQDELGASLVAELGPDASSYVHCDVTNEGDVAAAVDHAVARFGKLDVMFNNAGVSGPPCFRMSECTKEDFERVLAVNLVGPFLGTKHAARVMAPARRGSIISTASLSSSVSGAASHAYTTSKHALVGFTENAAGELGRHGIRVNCVSPAGVATPLARAAMGMDDEAIEAIMANSANLKGAGALKADDIAAAALFLASDDGRYVSGQNLRVDGGLSVVNSSFGFFRD, encoded by the exons ATGGCAGCTGGAAGCTCCCATGTTTCTGTTGATGCAAGGAA GCTGGTGGGCAAGGTGGCGGTGATcaccggcggcgcgagcggcatCGGCGCGTGCACGGCGCGGCTGTTCGTGAAGCACGGCGCCCGCGTCGTGGTCGCCGACATCCAGGACGAGCTGGGAGCTAGCCTCGTCGCCGAGCTCGGCCCGGACGCGTCCAGCTACGTGCACTGCGACGTCACGAACGAgggcgacgtcgccgccgcggtcgaCCACGCCGTCGCCAGGTTCGGGAAGCTCGACGTCATGTTCAACAACGCCGGCGTCAGTGGCCCGCCGTGCTTCAGGATGAGCGAGTGCACCAAGGAGGACTTCGAGCGCGTGCTCGCCGTGAACCTGGTCGGCCCGTTCCTGGGCACCAAGCACGCGGCGCGGGTGatggcgccggcgcgccgcggcAGCATCATCTCGACGGCGAGCCTGTCGTCGTCGGTGTCCGGCGCGGCGTCGCACGCGTACACGACGTCGAAGCACGCGCTGGTGGGGTTCACGGagaacgccgccggcgagctgggCCGGCACGGGATCCGCGTCAACTGCGTTTCGCCCGCCGGGGTCGCCACGCCGCTGGCGAGGGCTGCCATGGGCATGGACGACGAGGCCATCGAGGCGATCATGGCGAACTCGGCGAACCTGAAGGGCGCAGGCGCACTCAAGGCggacgacatcgccgccgcggcgctgttCCTCGCCAGCGACGACGGCCGGTACGTGAGCGGCCAGAACCTGCGCGTCGACGGCGGCTTGTCCGTCGTCAACAGCAGCTTTGGTTTCTTCAGGGACTGA